In one Colletotrichum destructivum chromosome 2, complete sequence genomic region, the following are encoded:
- a CDS encoding Putative major facilitator superfamily, MFS transporter superfamily, protein MDSPTDDKMVCDTPTDRSVAASEDKPEWDRQQEQKAKKKIDLTVLPLLVLGLLMFQLDRMNLASALTAGFAKDIDVSQDTINLGNQLMFMGTVVLEIPCNLLLQSFGPRKWISLQVLLFGLVATLQVLVKNRAGFLAIRLMLGLAEAGYIPGSMYTLSTWYTKSELAKRIAIFMFGQFGGNALSPLLATGILKLAGKGGMKGWQWLFLLEGLATLGVALMLIFLLPGSPDTPKPLGSPGLVRFTTDQREILQKRMHADEPGSRHGVHGIEIPWGLVWKTVKHYKRWPHYVSTFCVFSTWSPLTTYTPSIIMALGFDRISANALAAVGASLAMAVVFAFATLSDRTNKRGMAVILGHVCYLTILVVARSIHPHVGKWSRWGLWTMINAFAVCYHPAHNTWLQVNCRDPGERSIGIAMWVMSAISGLMVGSQYFRGNDLPFYDKGLLTMIIMVSVGMTFALLQEAVYFVHNRRVAQGKHTPKDGSEPYVYVF, encoded by the exons ATGGATTCGCCCACGGACGACAAGATGGTGTGTGACACTCCGACGGACCGGTCCGTCGCAGCGTCGGAAGACAAGCCGGAGTGGGATCGTCAACAGGAGCAGAAGGCTAAAAAGAA AATCGATCTCACCGTCCTCccgctcctcgtcctcggcctgcttATGTTCCAGCTCGATCGCATGAACCTCGCCAGCGCGCTCACGGCGGGCTTCGCAAAGGACATCGATGTCAGCCAGgacaccatcaacctcggCAACCAGCTCATGTTCATGGGTACAGTCGTGCTGGAAATCCCATGCAACCTGCTTCTACAATCG TTCGGTCCCCGGAAATGGATCTCTCTCCAGGTCCTgctcttcggcctcgtcgccaccCTCCAGGTCCTCGTCAAGAACCGCGCCGGCTTCCTGGCCATCCGCCTCAtgctcggcctcgccgaggccggctaCATCCCCGGGTCCATGTACACCCTCTCAACCTGGTATACGAAGAGCGAGCTGGCGAAGcgcatcgccatcttcatgTTCGGCCAgttcggcggcaacgccctGAGCCCCCTGCTCGCGACGGGCATCTTGAAGTTGGCGGGCAAGGGCGGGATGAAGGGGTGGCAGTGGCTCTTTTTGC TCGAGGGTCTTGCAACGCTCGGGGTGGCTTTGATGCTCattttcctcctccccggaTCCCCCGATACGCCGAAGCCTCTGGGAAGCCCGGGCCTCGTCCGCTTTACCACGGACCAGCGGGAGATACTCCAAAAGAGGATGCACGCCGACGAGCCTGGGAGCAGGCACGGCGTCCACGGCATCGAAATCCCCTGGGGCCTGGTCTGGAAGACAGTCAAGCACTACAAGCGGTGGCCGCACTACGTGTCCACCTTTTGCGTCTTTTCGACTtggtcgccgttgacgacctacaccccctccatcatcat GGCCCTTGGCTTCGACCGGATCAGCGccaacgccctcgccgcAGTGGGCGCCTCTCTCGCCAtggccgtcgtcttcgcgTTCGCCACGCTGAGCGACCGGACCAACAAGAGGGGAATGGCGGTCATCCTGGGACACGTCTGTTACCTGACCATCTTGGTCGTCGCTCGCAGCATCCACCCACACGTCGGTAAATGGTCGAGATGGGGTTTGTGGACAATGATCAATGCATTTGCCGTTTGCTATCACCCGGCACATAACACCTGGCTGCAGGTTAACTGTCGTGATCCCGGCGAACGCAGCATTGGAATCGC CATGTGGGTGATGTCCGCCATCAGCGGCCTGATGGTCGGGTCGCAGTATTTCAGGGGCAACGATCTGCCGTT CTACGACAAAGGACTCCTGACTATGATCATTATGGTCTCGGTGGGCATGACCTTCGCGCTCCTTCAAGAAGCCGTTTATTTCGTGCACAACCGGCGCGTCGCCCAGGGCAAGCATACGCCCAAAGACGGGTCGGAGCCGTATGTGTACGTCTTTTGA
- a CDS encoding Putative alkaline phosphatase, alkaline-phosphatase-like, core domain superfamily: MRSSAVVVAAALAHSALSAPAVKNFIYIVPDGYGPASQTMARDYVSLIENGGNPKAPVSIQLAADKMVLGNVRTLASNNLITDSAASATAFGCGVKTYNNAIGVDPAGQPVGSILEAAKLAGMKTGLVVTSTINHATPACYAAHVADRNSYAKIAEHEIGYGHPLGPVADILLGGGRCYFKPQSDSTSCRRDGIDLFGFAKENGYHVMQNRSAFDALDKGLGDVRIPYIGLFNDGQMMYEIDRSRQPEQEPSLLEMVETALNSLHRATHCKEEGYFLMIEASRIDHAGHANDPAAHLFDTIHYNEVMGFIREWIDEHPDTMLMSAADHECGGLTLNGFNPLPLSKVNASTEALMKTWGGYTGPDKKAFLVGEILPEYGLADATDAEVNTLLAARSLDMELGNLLASRAGVHWSTGGHTASDITLYGYGAGENGRAIKADMAGNWDNTELPKYIEKVLGVDMSEVTRLLRANGTAWVGKRDMNKRADEHVHGHDHAH, from the exons ATGCGTTCCTCcgctgtcgtcgttgccgcAGCCCTGGCCCATTCTGCCTTGTCGGCCCCTGCTGTCAAGAATTTCATCTACATCGTCCCAGATGGATACGGCCCCGCGTCCCAGACCATGGCGCGAGACTACGTCTCCCTGATCGAGAATGGTGGGAACCCGAAGGCCCCCGTGAGCATCCAGCTCGCGGCCGACAAGATG GTCCTTGGAAACGTCCGTACTCTCGCAAGCAACAATCTCATCACGGACTCGGCCGCTTCTGCCACTGCTTTCGGATGTGGTGTTAAGACATACAACAACG CTATCGGTGTTGACCCGGCCGGCCAGCCCGTCGGCTCCATTCTGGAGGCTGCCAAGCTTGCAGGCATGAAGACGGGGCTGGTCGTGACTAGCACCATCAACCACGCCACCCCTGCCT GCTATGCGGCTCATGTTGCCGACCGTAACTCGTACGCAAAGATTGCAGAACACGAGATCGGCTACGGCCACCCtctcggccccgtcgccgacatcctcCTTGGAGGCGGCCGGTGCTACTTCAAGCCGCAATCCGACTCCACGTCCTGCCGCAGAGACGGCATCGACTTGTTCGGCTTCGCCAAGGAGAACGGCTACCACGTCATGCAGAACCGTTCGGCCTTTGACGCTCTTGACAAGGGCCTGGGCGACGTCCGCATTCCCTACATTGGTCTCTTCAACGACG GCCAAATGATGTACGAGATTGACCGCTCACGCCAGCCCGAGCAGGAGCCCTCGCTCCTGGAAATGGTCGAGACTGCCCTCAACTCGCTCCACCGCGCCACGCACTGCAAGGAGGAGGGTTACTTCCTCATGATCGAGGCATCGCGCATCGACCACGCCGGCCACGCCAACGACCCGGCCGCGCACCTCTTTGACACGATCCACTACAACGAGGTCATGGGCTTCATCCGGGAATGGATCGACGAGCACCCAGACACCATGCTCATGTCCGCAGCAGACCACGAGTGCGGCGGTCTGACGCTCAACGGCTTCAACCCGCTGCCGCTATCCAAGGTCAACGCCTCTACCGAGGCCCTGATGAAGACTTGGGGCGGATACACGGGGCCCGATAAGAAGGCCTTCCTAGTCGGTGAGATCCTGCCCGAGTACGGGCTCGCCGATGCCACGGACGCCGAGGTGAACACGCTCCTCGCGGCGCGTTCGCTGGATATGGAGCTGGGTAACCTGCTCGCCAGCCGTGCCGGTGTCCACTGGTCCACTGGCGGCCACACGGCGTCCGACATCACGCTGTATGGGTACGGCGCCGGGGAGAACGGGCGCGCGATCAAGGCGGACATGGCGGGCAACTGGGACAACACGGAGCTTCCCAAGTACATTGAgaaggtcctcggcgtcgacatgAGCGAGGTCACGAGGCTTCTGcgcgccaacggcaccgcgTGGGTTGGGAAGCGAGACATGAACAAGCGCGCCGACGAGCACGTCCATGGCCACGATCATGCTCACTAG